The following are encoded together in the Pleurocapsa sp. FMAR1 genome:
- the glgA gene encoding glycogen synthase GlgA: protein MYVVQIASECAPVIKAGGLGDVVYGLSRELENRGNCVELILPMYDCMRYDHIWGLHEAYKDLGVPWYGGEIKCDVFCGWVHGRLCFFIQSKSQDQFFDRGYVYGGEDDPMRFAFFSKAAMEFLLKSNKRPDIIHCHDWQTGLIPVMLYEMYQYHGMERQRVCYTIHNFRHQGNCGNEILEATGLNRPDYYFHYDRLRDNFNPFALNLMKGGIVYANYINTVSPHHAWEARFTDVGYGLGHTLEIHQSKFSGILNGIDYKLWNPKLDELIPFEYDVDSLTDKAKNTKALRERLFLQDADKPVIAYIGRLDQQKGVHLVHHAIYYALQHNAQFVLLGSGTSAEVNNRFLHEKYFLNDNPDVHLEIGFNEELAHLIYSGANMIVVPSNFEPCGLTQLISLKYGTVPIVRGVGGLLSTVFDRDHDPDHAPEKRNGYVFYQMDNHALESAMERAIGLYYDYPKEFEQLVQQGMECDYSWKNAGAQYLNIYDSIRYQYS, encoded by the coding sequence ATGTACGTCGTGCAGATTGCCTCCGAATGCGCTCCTGTAATTAAAGCTGGCGGTTTAGGAGATGTGGTTTATGGGCTGAGTAGAGAATTAGAAAATCGCGGTAACTGTGTCGAACTAATTCTGCCGATGTATGACTGTATGAGATACGACCATATTTGGGGTTTGCACGAGGCATACAAAGATTTAGGTGTACCTTGGTATGGTGGCGAAATTAAATGTGATGTCTTCTGTGGTTGGGTACATGGCAGATTATGCTTTTTCATCCAGTCCAAAAGCCAAGATCAATTTTTTGATCGTGGTTATGTCTACGGTGGTGAAGATGATCCGATGCGCTTTGCTTTCTTTAGTAAAGCAGCGATGGAATTTTTGCTTAAGAGCAATAAACGTCCTGACATTATTCATTGTCATGACTGGCAAACTGGACTGATCCCCGTAATGCTATACGAAATGTATCAGTATCATGGTATGGAACGCCAAAGAGTTTGTTACACCATCCATAACTTTAGACATCAGGGCAATTGTGGCAACGAAATTTTAGAAGCCACAGGTTTAAATAGACCAGATTACTACTTCCACTACGATCGCCTGAGAGATAATTTTAATCCCTTTGCTTTAAACCTAATGAAAGGCGGGATCGTTTATGCCAATTATATAAACACCGTTTCTCCCCACCACGCCTGGGAAGCTCGCTTTACTGATGTTGGCTATGGCTTAGGTCATACTCTAGAAATTCATCAAAGCAAATTTAGTGGCATTCTTAACGGTATCGATTATAAGCTGTGGAATCCTAAATTAGATGAGCTTATCCCCTTTGAGTATGATGTAGATAGCTTGACTGACAAAGCCAAAAATACAAAAGCTTTGAGAGAGCGACTATTTTTGCAAGATGCCGATAAGCCTGTAATTGCCTACATAGGTCGTTTAGATCAGCAAAAAGGCGTACATTTAGTACATCATGCGATTTACTATGCTTTGCAACATAATGCTCAGTTTGTCTTATTGGGTTCGGGAACTTCGGCAGAGGTTAATAATCGCTTCCTCCATGAAAAATATTTCCTCAATGATAATCCTGACGTACATCTTGAAATTGGTTTTAATGAAGAACTAGCTCATCTGATTTATTCAGGGGCAAATATGATCGTTGTTCCCAGTAACTTTGAACCCTGCGGACTAACTCAGTTAATTAGCTTAAAATACGGCACAGTACCTATTGTGCGGGGTGTTGGTGGCTTGCTAAGTACTGTTTTTGACCGCGATCATGACCCAGATCATGCTCCCGAAAAACGCAATGGCTATGTCTTTTATCAGATGGACAACCATGCTTTAGAATCAGCTATGGAAAGAGCGATCGGCTTGTATTACGATTATCCCAAAGAATTTGAGCAGTTAGTCCAGCAGGGCATGGAATGCGACTATTCTTGGAAGAATGCTGGAGCGCAATACCTCAATATCTATGATTCTATTCGTTATCAATACAGCTAA